One window from the genome of Desulfobacterales bacterium encodes:
- a CDS encoding DMT family transporter gives MTKSTAKSHDKLDARAAIILTLLCLIWGLNAVAMKYATEGIAPIFCAGLRSVMATICLVIWMAGRRIPLFVGRIKDGVFIGLLFGAEFGLLYLAIRYTTASSAWILLYTSPFFHALGAHFFLTGDRLSIAKAGGMILSFAGILILLSQHLGLPSVDQFAGDMLALAAAMLWALTTVVIKRRLVAAVSPYHTLFYQTLFSIPVLFMLSFMFQETPVQYLDGLILISLAYQGILVAFISYLVWFFLVHSYPVSRLSAFTFLTPIFATLAGVWLLGEPLTLRLIISLTLVSIGIYIVNRK, from the coding sequence ATGACGAAATCGACAGCGAAGTCGCACGATAAACTTGATGCCAGAGCGGCGATCATCTTAACACTGCTGTGTTTGATCTGGGGCTTGAATGCCGTTGCCATGAAATATGCAACCGAGGGCATTGCGCCTATTTTTTGTGCAGGTCTTCGCTCCGTTATGGCCACTATCTGCCTGGTTATCTGGATGGCCGGCCGGCGTATCCCCCTTTTTGTGGGCCGAATCAAAGACGGGGTATTCATTGGTCTGTTGTTCGGGGCCGAATTTGGTCTTTTATACCTGGCCATTCGCTATACAACCGCTTCATCAGCTTGGATTTTGCTGTACACCTCGCCGTTTTTTCATGCCCTGGGGGCGCACTTTTTCCTGACCGGCGATCGTTTATCGATTGCCAAAGCCGGCGGAATGATACTGTCTTTCGCCGGCATTTTAATCCTTTTAAGTCAGCATCTGGGGCTGCCTTCAGTCGATCAGTTTGCCGGCGATATGCTGGCATTGGCCGCTGCCATGCTGTGGGCACTGACGACAGTCGTCATCAAGCGCCGCCTGGTGGCTGCCGTATCACCCTATCATACCCTTTTCTATCAGACCCTGTTTTCGATACCCGTTTTGTTTATGCTTAGCTTTATGTTTCAGGAAACACCGGTTCAGTATCTTGATGGCCTGATTTTGATCTCATTGGCGTATCAGGGTATCCTGGTTGCTTTTATCAGCTATCTGGTGTGGTTTTTCTTGGTACACAGCTATCCGGTCAGCCGGCTTTCGGCGTTTACCTTTTTAACGCCGATATTTGCAACCCTTGCCGGTGTCTGGTTGCTCGGTGAACCGCTGACCTTGCGCCTCATCATTAGCCTGACCCTGGTCAGTATCGGCATTTATATCGTCAACCGCAAATGA
- a CDS encoding HAD hydrolase-like protein has product MLIFDFDGVLIDSLNEVVLTVYNTASGQQLMSLGDLPQALIRLFRRNRFHVQPIGDGILLMNWCLKNYLNDPDRILQLDEYQTIIGVATEPVARRSGMVYKTRQQFIERDAAAWTALHRPFQPLWNELARRQDQPGFAIVTNKNRTATERLCHQFGLNISPSNIYSGDNGTSKIENMHIIQHRFGAKMVYFLDDSLKNLQELDQNLNRQKKMLIPVLAGWGYIGPKDQKLARTSGYDVLTVSEAVALLSKMIPL; this is encoded by the coding sequence ATGCTGATTTTTGATTTTGATGGGGTTCTGATCGACTCCCTAAATGAAGTGGTTCTGACGGTCTACAACACGGCCAGCGGTCAACAGTTGATGTCTCTGGGTGATTTGCCGCAGGCGCTAATCAGACTGTTTCGGCGCAACCGTTTTCATGTTCAGCCGATCGGTGACGGTATCCTGCTCATGAACTGGTGCCTGAAAAATTATCTCAACGATCCTGACAGGATCCTACAGCTGGATGAATACCAAACGATTATTGGCGTTGCCACCGAACCGGTCGCCCGTCGCTCAGGTATGGTCTACAAAACGAGGCAGCAGTTTATCGAACGTGATGCCGCCGCTTGGACCGCGCTGCACCGGCCCTTTCAACCCCTGTGGAACGAATTGGCTCGGCGCCAGGATCAACCTGGATTTGCCATCGTGACCAACAAAAACCGCACTGCCACAGAACGCCTTTGCCATCAATTTGGACTGAACATTTCGCCCTCAAACATCTACAGCGGCGATAATGGGACATCCAAAATCGAGAACATGCACATAATTCAGCATCGTTTTGGGGCTAAAATGGTTTATTTTTTAGACGATTCCCTGAAAAATCTTCAGGAGCTTGATCAAAACCTAAACCGCCAAAAAAAAATGCTCATACCGGTTCTCGCTGGTTGGGGGTATATTGGCCCTAAAGATCAGAAATTGGCGCGCACGTCTGGCTACGACGTATTGACTGTGTCAGAGGCGGTCGCATTACTGTCGAAAATGATACCGCTATAA
- a CDS encoding cystathionine gamma-synthase family protein has product MNDHNNPKDATLAVWAGETGPLWENATQVPVVHSVSFGYAELAHWAKVGRGEIDGHIYSRNTNPTVRAFEEKICRLEQAQAATAFASGMAAISNTLFTLLAPGDRIVSIKDSYGGTNRIFQEFLPRFNIAVTLCDTTDQKAVETAISQGCQVLYLESPTNPTMKVVDIARLAAAAHQVGALVVVDNTFATPVNQKPLKLGADLVLHSATKYLGGHADALGGAVCGPQDHIRRIFHFREINGAALDPMAAYLLLRGMKTLPLRIERQNKSALQIAAYLQSHSSVEQVFYPGLDTHPQHAIARQQMKGFGGMLSFSVKGGYPAVEKFLPQLRYAHRAANLGAVETIVGPPATTSHVELNARQRAAMGIPENLVRYSVGIEDIADLIEDLTQALDSI; this is encoded by the coding sequence ATGAATGATCATAACAACCCCAAAGATGCTACCCTGGCCGTTTGGGCCGGCGAAACCGGACCGCTGTGGGAAAACGCAACCCAGGTACCGGTGGTCCACAGCGTCTCCTTTGGCTATGCCGAGTTAGCGCACTGGGCAAAGGTCGGCCGCGGCGAAATCGATGGTCATATTTACAGCCGCAACACCAACCCAACGGTGCGCGCTTTTGAAGAAAAAATCTGTCGCCTTGAACAGGCCCAGGCGGCCACAGCCTTTGCCAGCGGCATGGCCGCCATTTCCAACACGTTGTTTACGCTGCTGGCCCCTGGCGATCGGATTGTTTCGATCAAAGACAGCTATGGCGGGACCAACCGAATTTTTCAGGAATTTTTACCCCGTTTCAACATCGCGGTCACCCTTTGTGATACCACCGATCAAAAGGCCGTTGAAACCGCTATTTCGCAAGGCTGTCAGGTGCTTTATCTGGAGAGCCCCACAAACCCGACCATGAAAGTCGTCGATATTGCCCGCCTGGCGGCGGCCGCCCATCAGGTCGGTGCCCTTGTGGTGGTCGACAACACCTTTGCCACACCGGTTAACCAGAAGCCCCTCAAGCTGGGGGCCGATCTGGTATTGCATAGCGCCACCAAATATCTGGGAGGCCATGCCGACGCGCTGGGCGGCGCGGTCTGCGGGCCTCAGGATCATATTCGCCGCATCTTTCATTTCCGGGAAATCAACGGGGCTGCTCTGGATCCTATGGCCGCCTATCTGCTGCTGCGCGGTATGAAAACCCTGCCGCTTCGCATCGAGCGCCAGAATAAAAGCGCGCTGCAAATCGCCGCTTACTTGCAATCCCATTCGAGCGTGGAGCAAGTGTTTTACCCCGGTCTGGACACCCACCCGCAGCACGCCATTGCACGACAGCAAATGAAGGGGTTTGGCGGAATGCTTTCTTTTTCAGTTAAAGGGGGCTATCCGGCGGTTGAGAAATTTTTGCCACAGTTGCGATACGCTCATCGAGCGGCTAATCTGGGGGCGGTTGAAACAATTGTTGGGCCACCGGCAACCACCAGTCATGTCGAATTGAATGCCCGCCAAAGAGCAGCCATGGGCATTCCTGAAAACCTGGTGCGCTATTCGGTAGGCATCGAAGATATAGCTGATTTAATTGAAGATCTAACGCAGGCTCTGGATTCGATATAA
- a CDS encoding alcohol dehydrogenase catalytic domain-containing protein translates to MRAVWLENQLLSVREDVPDPEPLEGEALVRVRMAGICGTDLELVKGYYPFRGIPGHEFVGEIVQASTTQERIGQRVVADINIACGKCPDCQADRQHHCQDRRVLGIKNCNGAFADFVCLPLQNLIAVPETVSDAAAVFAEPLAAALQIQQQVPISRKDRVLVIGAGRLGQLIAQSLVTVAGQLTVVSRYQRQQALLDAFDIHWIQEGDIGKRKFDIVIEATGSAGGLTTALQAVRPSGTIVLKSTYKDRDGEKWPLQLSSLVVDEITLVGSRCGPIAAALDQLEKQQVDPSGLVFQRYGLEEAETAFEQAAAPGALKILFQIAS, encoded by the coding sequence ATGCGTGCGGTTTGGCTCGAAAACCAGCTTTTAAGCGTTCGTGAAGATGTTCCGGATCCAGAGCCGCTTGAAGGCGAAGCCCTGGTGCGGGTCCGTATGGCCGGCATTTGCGGCACCGATTTGGAGCTGGTAAAGGGCTATTATCCGTTTCGCGGCATACCCGGACATGAGTTTGTCGGTGAAATCGTTCAGGCCTCCACGACACAGGAGCGCATCGGGCAGCGGGTGGTTGCGGATATCAACATCGCCTGCGGAAAATGCCCCGATTGTCAGGCAGACCGTCAACACCATTGTCAAGATCGCCGGGTTTTGGGTATCAAAAACTGCAATGGTGCCTTCGCTGATTTTGTATGCCTGCCATTGCAAAATTTGATTGCGGTGCCGGAAACGGTCTCCGATGCGGCAGCTGTTTTTGCAGAACCGCTGGCAGCCGCGCTGCAGATTCAGCAACAGGTCCCGATCAGCCGCAAGGATCGCGTGCTGGTCATCGGCGCCGGCCGGCTTGGACAATTGATCGCCCAGAGCCTGGTAACCGTCGCCGGCCAATTGACAGTCGTATCCCGTTATCAGCGCCAGCAAGCGCTTCTGGACGCTTTTGATATTCACTGGATCCAGGAAGGCGACATCGGCAAACGCAAATTTGATATCGTTATCGAAGCCACCGGCTCGGCCGGAGGTTTAACAACGGCTCTCCAGGCTGTCCGCCCAAGCGGGACCATCGTTCTTAAAAGTACTTACAAGGATAGGGATGGAGAAAAATGGCCGCTTCAGCTTTCATCCCTGGTAGTTGATGAGATCACTTTGGTGGGATCACGCTGCGGCCCAATCGCAGCGGCCCTTGATCAGCTCGAAAAACAACAGGTGGATCCCTCCGGGCTCGTCTTCCAACGGTATGGTCTGGAGGAGGCTGAGACAGCCTTTGAACAGGCGGCAGCACCCGGGGCGCTGAAGATTTTATTTCAAATTGCATCATAA